The Erigeron canadensis isolate Cc75 chromosome 4, C_canadensis_v1, whole genome shotgun sequence genome window below encodes:
- the LOC122597938 gene encoding uncharacterized protein LOC122597938: MDCWCGTPYLHLSLGRKYESPYFRNVPITKIFTGFRANKKVYASKSSPKKLRKAKEVRKIANPQVAEGSPDEHNEISDKSSPTDSINNLESQSPVAIASRSSVLQACTVTSGFIALFGVIIRQGSHLASSQGWPIADCSSEISIDFETWHLQLIAGLVVLISSSRFLLLKTWSDFAVSSEASNRQVLTSLEPLDYVIVAFLPGISEELLFRGALLPLFGINLTSATAVAALFGILHVGSGRKFSFAIWATLVGLAYGYATIVSSSLLVPMASHAINNLIGGVLWRVTLPNNREV; this comes from the exons ATGGATTGTTGGTGTGGAACCCCTTATCTTCATTTATCATTAG GTAGGAAGTACGAAAGCCCTTACTTTAGAAATGTTCCAATCACTAAAATTTTCACG GGGTTTCGAGCTAACAAGAAGGTTTATGCAAGTAAAAGTTCTCCTAAAAAGTTAAGGAAAGCAAAAGAAGTACGGAAAATTGCGAATCCACAAGTTGCTGAAGGTTCACCAGACGAACACAATGAAATTTCAGATAAATCATCACCAACTGATTCTATTAATAACTTGGAGTCACAGTCTCCAGTTGCTATTGCTTCAAGAAGTTCTGTTCTACAAGCATGCACCGTGACTTCTGGTTTCATAGCTCTCTTTGGAGTAATAATCCGACAG GGTTCTCATTTGGCATCGTCACAGGGATGGCCTATAGCTGATTGCTCTTCTGAAATATCAA TCGATTTTGAGACATGGCACCTGCAACTGATAGCGGGATTAGTTGTACTCATATCGTCTTCTCGGTTTTTACTACTGAAGACATGGTCTGATTTTGCTGTGTCTAGTGAAGCATCCAATCGACAG GTCCTAACATCACTAGAGCCGTTGGATTATGTAATTGTGGCATTTCTTCCCGGCATCAGTGAG GAACTCCTATTTCGCGGTGCATTGCTTCCCCTTTTTGGAATCAACTTGACAAGTGCCACGGCTGTTGCTGCCTTATTTGGAATTTTGCATGTGGGTAGCGGTCGGAAGTTTTCCTTTGCAATCTG GGCAACATTAGTTGGGCTTGCTTATGGCTATGCAACAATCGTATCCTCTAGCCTTTTAGTGCCCATGGCTTCTCATGCAATTAACAATTTAATAGGAGGAGTCTTATGGCGCGTTACACTTCCTAATAATAGAGAG GTTTAG
- the LOC122597939 gene encoding very-long-chain 3-oxoacyl-CoA reductase-like protein At1g24470 — MQQYSWLLFFSFLGFLAVFKVIFTFLKWVFITFLRPSKNLKNYGSWALITGATDGIGKAFAFQLAQKGLCLILVSRNLAKLEEVSKDIISVHPTTKIKIFVVDFSGENVVARVKEMQEVIDDEKLDVGLLINNVGVTYPVASYFHEVGEEVWMKVMNVNVIGTSLVTKAVIQGMVERKRGAIVNLGSGAAIVVPSHPLYAIYAASKAYIDQLSRCLHVEYKHLGIDVQCQVPLYVSTKMASQVAFVEKSSLFIPTADDYVKAAIRQIGYESRCTPYWGHSVQWFFASLAPDSFLDAWRLSIGIRRKGRYQ, encoded by the exons ATGCAACAATACTCATGGcttcttttcttctcttttcttggTTTTCTTGCTGTTTTCAAAGTCATTTTCACTTTCCTCAAATGGGTTTTCATCACTTTCCTTAGACCATCCAAGAACCTCAAGAACTATGGTTCATGGGCTCTAATCACCGGAGCCACGGATGGCATTGGTAAAGCGTTTGCCTTCCAACTGGCTCAAAAGGGTCTATGCCTAATCTTGGTTAGTAGAAACCTAGCTAAGCTTGAAGAAGTTTCTAAGGATATTATATCGGTGCACccaaccaccaagatcaaaatTTTTGTTGTGGATTTTTCGGGCGAGAATGTGGTGGCTAGAGTTAAAGAAATGCAAGAGgtgattgatgatgaaaaacttGATGTTGGTTTGTTGATAAATAATGTAGGGGTTACTTATCCTGTGGCTAGTTACTTTCATGAAGTTGGAGAGGAAGTTTGGATGAAAGTTATGAATGTGAATGTTATAGGTACAAGTTTGGTTACAAAAGCTGTGATTCAAGGAAtggttgaaagaaagagagGTGCTATTGTTAATCTTGGTTCTGGTGCTGCCATTGTTGTGCCTTCACATCCTCTTTATGCAATTTATGCTGCTAGCAAAGC GTATATTGATCAACTTTCAAGATGTTTACACGTAGAATACAAACATCTTGGTATAGATGTCCAGTGTCAG GTTCCATTATACGTATCTACAAAGATGGCATCACAAGTTGCATTTGTTGAGAAATCATCATTGTTTATACCAACAGCGGATGATTATGTAAAAGCAGCAATTCGACAAATAGGATACGAGTCTCGTTGCACACCATATTGGGGTCACTCGGTTCAATGGTTCTTCGCTTCTTTGGCTCCCGATTCTTTTCTAGATGCATGGCGTCTTTCCATTGGCATTCGACGTAAGGGGCGTTATCAATGA
- the LOC122595738 gene encoding very-long-chain 3-oxoacyl-CoA reductase 1-like yields the protein MFSHFLETLKLQPLWLNLIFLLGFVSFFKTSTSILKWVYVNFFRPAKNLKKYGSWALVTGSTDGIGKAFAFELAKKDLNLILVGRNPSKLDDVSNEISSKFPKIQVKKVVFDLSSDDMSQGIKKISEEIEGLDVGILINNAGVSYPYARFFHEVDDELLNNLIKVNIEGTTKITQTVLPGMLKRKKGAIVNIGSGAAIIIPADPLYAVYAASKAYIDQFSKCLYVEYKNSGIDVQCQVPLYVATKMASIRRSSFFVPSATGYAKAGLRWLGHEPRCTPYWPHSLIWALLYSLPEAAVDAWRYNFCLKIRKRGQLKDSRKKE from the exons ATGTTTTCCCATTTTTTAGAAACCCTAAAACTCCAACCTTTATGGTtaaatttaatctttttgttaGGATTTGTATCATTTTTCAAGACTTCAACATCAATCTTGAAGTGGGTCTATGTTAATTTTTTCAGACCtgcaaagaatttgaaaaagtaTGGATCTTGGGCCCTTGTGACTGGGTCAACTGATGGCATTGGTAAAGCATTTGCTTTTGAGTTAGCCAAAAAAGACCTAAACTTGATCCTAGTAGGAAGAAACCCAAGTAAATTAGATGATGTTTCAAATGAGATTTCATCAAAATTCCCAAAAATCCAAGTCAAGAAAGTGGTTTTTGATCTTTCTAGTGATGACATGTCACAAGGAATCAAGAAAATTAGtgaagaaattgaaggtttAGATGTTGGGATATTGATAAATAATGCAGGGGTTTCATATCCATATGCAAGGTTTTTTCATGAAGTTGATGATGAATTGttgaataatttaattaaagttaataTTGAAGGGACTACTAAAATTACACAAACTGTGTTACCTGGTAtgcttaaaagaaaaaaaggtgcAATTGTTAATATTGGTTCTGGTGCTGCTATTATTATCCCAGCTGATCCCCTATATGCTGTTTATGCTGCTTCTAAAGC GTATATTGATCAGTTTTCAAAGTGTCTGTATGTTGAGTACAAGAACAGCGGCATTGATGTGCAGTGTCAG GTCCCATTATACGTAGCAACAAAGATGGCATCAATCAGGAGGTCATCCTTTTTTGTACCATCGGCAACCGGATATGCAAAAGCAGGGTTAAGGTGGTTAGGGCACGAGCCTCGTTGCACGCCTTACTGGCCCCACTCCCTCATCTGGGCTTTGCTTTACTCGTTGCCAGAGGCTGCAGTTGATGCTTGGCGTTACAACTTCTGCCTCAAAATCCGAAAGAGGGGGCAGCTTAAGGATTCTAGGAAGAAAGAGTGA
- the LOC122595739 gene encoding uncharacterized protein LOC122595739, whose product MKDVAIQSRSIITRCLFLSFFLSLSCFIILFSLKSTTYLSKESISRADATIKIRPGYTSYDNYINHQLRKTTNLKLRKIWTTRDWDRKILVFTQFFSDLKHKKLMSNSSKALCIGARVGQEVEALKRVGVWDSIGLDLVPYPPLVIEGDFHSQPFDDETFDFEFSNVFDHALYPEKFVGEIQRTLKAGGICVLHVAISRRSDKYSANDLYSIEPLIKLFNGSNFVYSRKVDGFGLDTEVVFRKKKAIKQL is encoded by the coding sequence ATGAAAGATGTAGCCATACAATCAAGATCAATAATAACAAGATGTTTGTTTCTCTCCTTTTTCCTTTCTTTATCTTGTTTCATCATACTTTTCTCTCTAAAATCCACAACTTATCTCAGCAAAGAATCCATATCCAGAGCGGATGCCACCATCAAGATCCGACCTGGATACACCTCTTACGACAACTACATTAACCACCAACTTCGTAAAACAACCAACCTAAAGCTCCGGAAAATATGGACCACCCGGGATTGGGACAGAAAGATTCTGGTCTTTACACAATTCTTTTCTGATCTAAAGCACAAAAAGTTGATGTCAAATTCGTCTAAAGCTCTATGTATTGGAGCTCGGGTCGGTCAAGAAGTGGAAGCTTTGAAACGGGTAGGGGTTTGGGATTCCATCGGGTTGGATCTTGTCCCATACCCGCCACTTGTTATCGAAGGTGACTTTCATTCTCAGCCGTTTGATGATGAGACTTTTGACTTTGAATTTTCAAATGTGTTTGATCATGCATTGTATCCTGAGAAGTTTGTAGGAGAGATCCAACGGACGTTAAAGGCTGGTGGGATATGTGTGTTACACGTGGCAATCTCTAGACGGTCGGATAAGTATTCGGCTAATGATCTGTATAGTATTGAACCCTTGATTAAGTTGTTCAATGGGTCAAATTTCGTTTATTCTAGGAAGGTTGATGGGTTTGGGCTAGATACTGAAGTGGTCTTTAGGAAAAAGAAAGCAATCAAACAGTTATGA